ATTTCTTTGTTGTATGGAGTAAATTTAACTTTTACCATATTTTGTGAATACCTCCTTGTGAAAAGTAACCTTTGTTTATTTCAAACCTGCTTCGTATTCAGAAGCATCTACTAAGTTTTTAACTTCTCCACTATCTTTTACTTTTATTTTTACTATCCATGCATCATAAGCATTCTCATTTATATATTCTGGTTCATCATCAAGTTTTTCGTTAATTTCGAGCACTTCTCCAGATAATGGAGATATTACATCTGAAGCCTTTTTAGATGATTCAACAACTCCAAGAGAAACTCCTTGAGTAATTTCATCTCCTACATCTGGCATTTCTACAAATAATATCTCTCCAAGTTGATCCTGTGCAAAATCACTTATGCCTATAAGTGCTGTGTCTCCTTCAATCTTTGCCCATGTGTGTTCTTTACTATACTTTAATTCTTTTGGAAAATTCATAAGTAACACTCCTTTATAAATTAAATTTTTTATAATTGGATGAGTAAATGGTTTATGCAAAATTTCAGACTTACACTCTCAACTCAATA
The genomic region above belongs to Clostridium sp. AWRP and contains:
- the gcvH gene encoding glycine cleavage system protein GcvH; translation: MNFPKELKYSKEHTWAKIEGDTALIGISDFAQDQLGEILFVEMPDVGDEITQGVSLGVVESSKKASDVISPLSGEVLEINEKLDDEPEYINENAYDAWIVKIKVKDSGEVKNLVDASEYEAGLK